In one window of Allorhodopirellula heiligendammensis DNA:
- a CDS encoding DUF1553 domain-containing protein: MSVKPIVVIMKYIYLASFLLLWLPGLGSPAIVWAGDIDFNRDIRPILSDKCMYCHGPDANTREADLRLDIREDAEYVLTSGELIDRVCSDDPDMLMPPPGSNLSLSEAEQDLLEEWIQAGAPYAQHWAFELLPQSIDLPDVDNEEWLRETLDRFVLAGMEAAQLEPNSEVTPLRWLRRVTMDLTGLPPQPEDIERFVAQCEADLDAAYTAAVDRLLESPAFGEHMAVGWLDLARYADSYGYQSDKLNTQWPYRDWVVNAFNDNLPYDDFLTWQIAGDLLESPTADQLLATAFNRIHRLNNEGGAVFEEWRIENVSDRVHTFGTAVLGLTMECCRCHDHKYDPISMRDYYSLSAFFNSIDESGVYDRTEKVPCPSMLLPTETQSAALIQAQSKLVEAQQKYASQVREASTRWQAWRKATAANDAPVDADLRVALSFDRGFDNSIKDIYHPSEGDRSWAEMPTRVAVPELDIPRLELNDAADILEKSAAFERSALSLDGERGVTVHGIEPLDRWTPFSVVITLRETKRVAQRSLIAHHTRGTDCGYNGWDLTIVDGYVESRMARVWPGNAIGVRTVDPIPADQWLQLAATYDGSSTAKGLRLYLNGQPLATTVLRDEVKKSVNVKVDHGGEFVVGQRFRARGLDGGLIDDVRLYTRNLSEAELSYLATGQFQACEPYYVSAVDEECRSAFMRLNEARREVVLAEEAMHEIPIMHEMDTPRETHQLARGQYDAPTDISTRVSRSVPSSLSLPFSDDLPRNRLGLARWVTDPSHPLTARVAVNHVWGNFFESPLVRTPENFGLQGELPTHPQLLDWLARDFINSDWDVKRLCRSVVLSATYRQDSATSPEKQRADPDNRLLARGPAYRYSAEQIRDLTLAASGLLNAQTGGPPVSPYQPGEDLWKEANGMSPPWQQSVGQALYRRSLYSVWKRTVPLPNMMAFDSSTREVCTVARSRTNTPIQALVLLNDIQFVEAARVLAERTMDASDPAQGIRNAFLRLTGRYPDALEVELLFGLFVDERAYFAANEQAAEELIGLGDAEPSSEVSAIDLAAMTTTCQAIINLDATIWKR; this comes from the coding sequence ATGTCAGTCAAGCCCATCGTGGTCATTATGAAATACATTTATCTTGCTTCCTTCTTACTCCTGTGGCTGCCGGGCCTCGGCAGCCCTGCGATCGTCTGGGCGGGCGATATTGATTTCAATCGCGACATTCGTCCGATCCTGTCGGACAAGTGCATGTATTGTCACGGTCCGGATGCGAACACCCGCGAAGCCGACCTGCGACTCGATATCCGCGAAGACGCCGAATACGTCCTTACCTCGGGTGAGTTGATCGACCGGGTGTGCAGTGATGATCCTGACATGCTAATGCCACCCCCGGGATCAAATCTATCTCTCAGTGAAGCTGAACAGGATCTGCTTGAAGAATGGATCCAAGCCGGCGCACCCTACGCCCAGCATTGGGCATTTGAGTTGTTGCCACAGTCGATCGATCTGCCAGATGTCGATAATGAGGAGTGGCTGCGGGAGACGCTTGACCGTTTCGTTTTGGCAGGCATGGAGGCCGCTCAGCTAGAGCCGAACTCGGAAGTGACTCCACTTCGGTGGCTGCGCCGCGTCACGATGGACCTGACCGGATTACCACCGCAACCGGAGGACATTGAGCGGTTTGTGGCGCAGTGCGAGGCTGATCTTGACGCTGCCTATACGGCAGCGGTGGATCGATTACTCGAATCGCCGGCGTTCGGTGAGCACATGGCCGTCGGCTGGCTCGATTTGGCGCGGTATGCAGATTCATATGGCTACCAGTCTGACAAACTCAATACACAGTGGCCCTACCGGGATTGGGTCGTCAACGCGTTTAATGACAATCTGCCGTACGACGACTTTCTCACGTGGCAGATAGCTGGTGATTTATTGGAAAGTCCCACCGCTGATCAGCTGTTGGCGACCGCCTTCAATCGCATCCACCGGCTCAATAACGAGGGGGGAGCGGTCTTCGAAGAATGGCGAATCGAGAATGTGTCCGATCGCGTGCATACCTTCGGGACTGCGGTGTTGGGGCTCACGATGGAGTGCTGCCGCTGTCACGACCATAAATACGATCCCATCTCCATGCGAGACTATTATTCTCTGTCGGCGTTTTTCAATTCGATCGACGAAAGTGGTGTCTACGATCGCACCGAAAAGGTGCCCTGCCCCTCGATGCTGTTGCCAACCGAAACGCAATCGGCCGCGTTGATCCAGGCCCAATCAAAACTTGTTGAAGCTCAACAAAAATATGCATCTCAAGTTCGTGAAGCCTCCACGCGTTGGCAAGCATGGCGGAAGGCGACCGCGGCGAATGATGCTCCGGTGGATGCCGATTTGCGAGTTGCGCTGTCATTCGATCGAGGCTTCGATAATTCAATCAAGGACATTTATCACCCTTCAGAGGGTGACCGTAGTTGGGCCGAGATGCCCACCCGTGTCGCGGTGCCTGAGCTGGATATCCCACGCCTTGAACTCAACGATGCGGCTGACATTCTTGAAAAGTCGGCTGCGTTTGAGCGATCAGCGTTATCGCTCGATGGCGAGCGGGGCGTGACGGTCCACGGAATCGAGCCACTGGATCGATGGACACCGTTTAGCGTCGTGATCACGCTGCGAGAAACGAAACGAGTCGCACAACGCAGTTTGATCGCCCACCATACTCGCGGCACCGATTGCGGTTACAACGGTTGGGACCTCACGATTGTCGACGGGTATGTCGAATCGCGAATGGCGCGAGTCTGGCCTGGCAACGCGATTGGAGTTCGCACCGTCGATCCGATTCCTGCCGATCAGTGGCTACAGCTGGCTGCCACGTACGATGGATCGTCGACCGCCAAAGGGCTGCGTCTGTACTTGAACGGCCAACCTTTGGCGACAACCGTGCTGCGGGATGAGGTGAAAAAGAGTGTCAACGTCAAAGTCGATCACGGCGGCGAGTTCGTTGTGGGACAACGCTTCCGTGCTCGCGGACTCGACGGTGGACTGATCGATGACGTGCGTCTCTACACGCGTAATCTGTCGGAAGCAGAACTCAGCTATCTGGCTACCGGCCAGTTTCAAGCCTGTGAACCGTACTACGTCTCAGCGGTTGATGAAGAATGCCGAAGCGCGTTCATGCGGCTCAACGAAGCTCGACGAGAAGTGGTGCTCGCCGAAGAGGCGATGCACGAAATCCCGATCATGCATGAGATGGACACACCTCGGGAAACTCACCAATTGGCCCGCGGTCAGTACGACGCACCCACGGACATCTCAACCCGCGTCTCACGAAGTGTGCCGAGTAGTCTGTCACTGCCGTTTTCAGACGATCTGCCTCGCAATCGACTCGGGCTCGCTCGGTGGGTAACGGATCCCTCGCATCCGCTAACTGCTCGCGTCGCCGTGAATCATGTGTGGGGCAATTTCTTCGAGAGTCCGCTCGTTCGTACGCCCGAAAATTTTGGATTGCAAGGCGAGTTGCCAACCCATCCGCAGCTGCTCGACTGGTTGGCTCGCGACTTCATCAACAGTGACTGGGATGTGAAACGGTTGTGCCGTAGTGTCGTGCTATCGGCAACCTATCGACAAGATTCTGCGACCAGTCCGGAGAAACAGCGAGCTGACCCCGACAATCGGCTGCTGGCACGCGGTCCGGCTTACCGCTATTCCGCTGAACAGATTCGAGATCTCACGCTCGCAGCCAGTGGTTTGTTGAACGCGCAGACGGGCGGCCCTCCGGTCTCACCCTATCAACCTGGCGAGGACTTGTGGAAAGAGGCCAATGGCATGTCGCCACCCTGGCAGCAGTCCGTCGGACAGGCGTTATACCGTCGTTCTCTGTATTCAGTCTGGAAGCGTACCGTCCCTTTGCCCAACATGATGGCGTTTGACTCAAGCACACGCGAAGTGTGCACGGTGGCGCGGTCGCGGACGAACACACCGATCCAAGCACTGGTGCTACTCAACGATATCCAGTTCGTGGAAGCAGCCCGTGTATTGGCCGAACGAACGATGGATGCGTCCGACCCTGCCCAAGGAATCCGCAACGCGTTTCTGCGACTGACGGGACGGTACCCCGATGCGCTGGAAGTGGAATTACTGTTCGGACTGTTCGTCGACGAACGCGCCTACTTTGCTGCGAACGAACAAGCCGCCGAAGAGCTGATCGGACTCGGAGATGCCGAACCAAGTTCCGAAGTATCTGCTATCGATCTCGCTGCCATGACAACGACGTGCCAAGCCATCATCAATCTCGACGCCACTATTTGGAAGCGATAA